A genome region from Chthoniobacterales bacterium includes the following:
- a CDS encoding DUF1508 domain-containing protein, whose translation MAKFLITEDKKGEYRWKLISGNGQIIAISGEGYKAKDSCVSGIEAIKKDAGMAKVFQVIEE comes from the coding sequence ATGGCAAAATTTCTCATCACCGAAGACAAGAAAGGCGAATACCGCTGGAAACTCATTTCCGGAAATGGTCAGATCATCGCGATTTCGGGCGAGGGATACAAAGCCAAGGATAGCTGCGTCAGTGGCATCGAAGCCATCAAGAAGGACGCAGGCATGGCCAAAGTCTTCCAAGTTATTGAAGAATAA
- a CDS encoding biopolymer transporter Tol → MFRLVASLGFALSAICAFAQEPATITVQKGALLNAHISGISGGDGAKATSVLSNDLTLSNAFAIGAESSANFIISGTSSGGQLQGRVVDRSGGTVLEKSYSGDTRSAGHQFADDIVETVTGNPGIATTKLAFVANASGKKEIYLSDYDGANARQLTHDGGISVSPSLSPNGRELLYTGYQSGYADIYKIDLGSGARNRVVKSPGTNSGASFSPSGGSFAATLSKDGNPELYVIGIGGGGGRRLTHTKNSESSPSFSPDGDEIVYSSDEGGQPQLYRISASGGSGSRLGTGYGYCTEPSWSPDGKKIAFNMRNNGNFAVAIYNVGSGSTKVVTSGDDAEDPTWARDSRHLFFAQDHGVYLLDVQTGKQVKVVSGLGKISEPSASR, encoded by the coding sequence ATGTTTCGCCTCGTCGCCTCCCTGGGTTTCGCCCTCTCTGCCATCTGCGCTTTTGCTCAGGAACCAGCCACCATCACCGTGCAAAAAGGCGCGCTGCTCAACGCCCACATCAGCGGCATCAGCGGCGGCGACGGTGCCAAGGCCACCAGCGTTTTGTCCAACGACCTCACCCTTTCCAACGCCTTCGCCATCGGCGCTGAGTCGAGTGCGAACTTTATCATCAGCGGCACAAGCTCTGGCGGCCAGCTTCAGGGCCGGGTCGTGGATCGCTCTGGTGGCACGGTTTTGGAGAAATCCTACAGCGGCGACACGCGTTCGGCGGGGCATCAATTTGCTGACGACATCGTGGAAACCGTCACCGGCAACCCCGGCATCGCCACGACCAAGCTCGCTTTCGTCGCCAACGCCTCCGGCAAAAAAGAAATCTACCTTTCCGACTACGACGGAGCCAACGCCCGCCAGCTTACGCACGATGGCGGCATCAGCGTCAGCCCGTCGCTTTCGCCCAATGGACGCGAGCTTCTCTACACCGGCTACCAGAGCGGCTACGCGGATATTTACAAAATCGACCTCGGCAGCGGCGCACGCAATCGAGTCGTGAAATCGCCTGGCACCAACTCCGGCGCGTCGTTTTCCCCGAGCGGCGGCTCCTTCGCGGCAACCCTCAGCAAGGACGGCAACCCCGAGCTCTACGTCATCGGCATCGGCGGCGGTGGTGGGCGGCGGCTGACTCACACGAAAAACTCCGAGTCCTCCCCGTCGTTTTCGCCGGATGGCGACGAGATCGTTTATTCCTCCGATGAGGGCGGCCAGCCGCAGCTCTACCGCATTTCTGCCAGCGGTGGGAGCGGTTCGCGCCTCGGCACCGGCTACGGCTACTGCACCGAGCCGAGCTGGTCGCCAGATGGAAAAAAAATCGCCTTCAACATGCGCAACAACGGCAACTTCGCCGTCGCCATTTACAACGTCGGCTCCGGCAGCACCAAAGTCGTGACCAGCGGTGACGACGCCGAGGACCCGACCTGGGCCCGCGACTCGCGTCATCTCTTTTTCGCGCAAGACCACGGCGTTTATCTCCTTGACGTTCAGACCGGAAAACAAGTTAAAGTCGTCTCTGGTTTGGGCAAAATCTCCGAACCATCCGCCTCCCGCTAA
- a CDS encoding OmpA family protein: MQLRSKTLSFLCVAALALSVGGCKKGNKKGDQYAGVDGDYVNGTPLPDRPGDGVSFTSANVDKTQFRPIYFGFDSVDISGSESGKLDSVASFLKSGSSTIILAGFTDERGTEEYNRALGERRAQAVRNYLISAGADGGKIQTVSFGEEMPADSGSGEEAWAKNRRTEIGVVK; the protein is encoded by the coding sequence ATGCAACTCCGCTCTAAAACCCTCTCATTTCTCTGTGTCGCCGCCCTCGCCCTCTCTGTTGGCGGTTGTAAAAAGGGCAACAAAAAAGGCGACCAATACGCTGGCGTCGATGGCGATTACGTCAACGGCACGCCGCTCCCAGATCGTCCCGGCGACGGCGTCTCCTTCACCAGTGCCAACGTGGACAAAACGCAGTTCCGGCCCATCTATTTCGGGTTTGATAGCGTGGACATCTCCGGCAGCGAAAGCGGCAAGCTCGACAGCGTTGCCAGTTTCCTGAAGTCGGGTTCGAGCACGATCATTCTCGCGGGCTTCACCGACGAGCGCGGCACGGAGGAATACAACCGCGCCCTCGGCGAGCGCCGCGCGCAGGCCGTTCGCAACTACCTTATTTCCGCAGGGGCCGACGGCGGCAAGATCCAGACCGTGAGCTTCGGCGAGGAAATGCCCGCCGATTCCGGTTCTGGCGAAGAGGCTTGGGCCAAAAACCGCCGCACGGAAATCGGAGTGGTCAAATAA